The Achromobacter pestifer genome includes a region encoding these proteins:
- a CDS encoding biotin transporter BioY, translated as MKSSNTVLIALFAALIVVLSLIPPIPLPAIPVPVTLQTLGAMLAGAMLGPVRGALACLLYLALAAVGLPVLPGGRGGLGAFFGPTGGFLVGLVVGALVTGWLARSLAGRATGGWAKFAGYLAACVVGGIAVVYACGVPWLAAVTKMGLSKAALAVAVFLPGDLAKAVVAAWVASRVERVWPTLGR; from the coding sequence GTGAAATCCAGTAATACCGTTCTGATTGCGCTGTTCGCGGCGCTGATCGTCGTCCTGAGCCTGATTCCGCCGATTCCGCTGCCCGCCATTCCGGTGCCGGTCACGCTGCAGACCCTGGGCGCCATGCTCGCGGGCGCGATGCTCGGACCCGTCCGCGGCGCGCTGGCCTGCCTGCTGTACCTGGCGCTGGCGGCGGTCGGGCTGCCCGTGCTGCCGGGCGGCCGGGGAGGGCTGGGCGCTTTCTTCGGACCGACCGGCGGCTTCCTCGTGGGCCTGGTGGTCGGCGCCTTGGTGACCGGCTGGCTGGCCCGCAGCCTTGCCGGCCGCGCCACGGGGGGCTGGGCGAAATTTGCCGGCTATCTGGCGGCATGCGTGGTCGGCGGCATCGCGGTGGTCTACGCCTGCGGCGTGCCCTGGCTGGCTGCGGTGACCAAGATGGGCCTGTCCAAGGCCGCGTTGGCGGTGGCGGTGTTCCTGCCGGGCGATCTGGCCAAGGCGGTCGTCGCCGCCTGGGTGGCGTCGCGGGTCGAGCGGGTCTGGCCGACGCTGGGACGCTGA
- a CDS encoding energy-coupling factor transporter transmembrane component T family protein, whose translation MMEPLYVAGDTWLHRLPAWLKLLTLMAAGAGLFLLRDPRWLAPAFLAAAALVWSTGVAAATVWRQVKGLVWVLLAIGLFTAGFQGGMEALAVLLRVGAMVALALAVTLATRTSDLIAVCEKALMPLERMRLVDAGKVALALALALRFVPEIWRNFQEIREAQAARGLGANPVALIVPLIVLTLKRAQEVSEAIDARSH comes from the coding sequence ATGATGGAGCCGCTGTACGTCGCCGGCGACACCTGGCTGCACCGACTGCCCGCCTGGCTGAAGCTGCTGACGCTGATGGCGGCGGGCGCGGGCCTGTTCCTGCTGCGCGATCCGCGCTGGCTGGCCCCGGCCTTCCTGGCCGCCGCCGCCCTGGTCTGGTCCACGGGCGTGGCCGCGGCCACGGTCTGGCGCCAGGTAAAGGGACTGGTCTGGGTGCTGCTGGCCATCGGCCTGTTCACCGCCGGGTTCCAAGGCGGGATGGAGGCGCTGGCCGTGCTGCTGCGCGTGGGGGCGATGGTGGCGTTGGCCCTGGCCGTCACGCTGGCCACCCGCACGTCCGACCTGATAGCCGTCTGCGAAAAGGCGCTGATGCCGCTTGAACGCATGCGGCTGGTGGACGCCGGCAAGGTTGCGCTGGCTCTGGCGCTGGCCCTGCGTTTCGTGCCCGAAATCTGGCGCAACTTCCAGGAAATCCGCGAAGCGCAGGCGGCTCGCGGCTTGGGCGCCAATCCGGTCGCGTTGATCGTGCCCTTGATCGTGCTGACGCTGAAAAGAGCGCAGGAAGTATCCGAAGCGATAGACGCGCGCAGCCACTGA
- a CDS encoding energy-coupling factor ABC transporter ATP-binding protein has product MLIEFDQAVVSTPQAQVLNGVSLTLAERRIGIVGPNGAGKSTLARLINGLVLPSAGSVRVGGLDTRRDLKAVRRQVGFVFQNPENQIVFPIVREDLAFGLKHLAPDRQQREARIDAQLGHLGVGHLADRTSHTLSGGERQLVALAAVLVMEPALIVFDEPTTQLDLRNRNRVRDAIAGLPHDAIVVSHDLELLEDFDRVVVVRDGNVAADDQPAAALRWYREHCA; this is encoded by the coding sequence ATGTTAATCGAGTTTGACCAGGCGGTTGTTTCCACGCCCCAGGCGCAAGTGCTGAATGGGGTGAGCCTGACGCTGGCCGAACGCCGCATCGGCATCGTCGGCCCCAATGGCGCCGGCAAGAGCACGCTGGCGCGCCTGATCAACGGGCTGGTCCTGCCCTCGGCCGGCAGCGTGCGGGTAGGCGGGCTGGATACCCGGCGCGATCTGAAGGCCGTGCGCCGCCAGGTCGGTTTCGTATTCCAAAACCCTGAAAACCAGATCGTCTTCCCCATCGTCCGCGAGGACCTGGCGTTTGGCCTGAAGCATCTGGCCCCGGACCGCCAGCAGCGCGAAGCCCGTATCGACGCCCAACTGGGCCACCTGGGCGTTGGCCACCTGGCGGACCGGACCAGCCACACGCTGTCCGGCGGCGAACGCCAACTGGTGGCGCTGGCGGCGGTGCTGGTGATGGAGCCGGCGCTGATCGTGTTCGACGAACCCACCACCCAGCTGGACCTGCGCAATCGCAATCGCGTGCGCGACGCCATCGCGGGCCTGCCCCATGACGCCATCGTCGTCAGCCACGACCTGGAGCTGCTGGAGGATTTCGACCGGGTGGTGGTGGTGCGCGACGGCAATGTCGCGGCCGACGACCAGCCTGCCGCCGCGCTGCGCTGGTACCGGGAGCACTGCGCATGA
- the msrB gene encoding peptide-methionine (R)-S-oxide reductase MsrB has translation MDKVRKSDAEWRAQLSPEEYVVTREKGTERAFTGRYWNTFSHGIYRCVGCGTALFASDTKFDAGCGWPSYFQPLDPELVREERDITHGMVRTEVLCNVCDSHLGHVFPDGPEPTGLRYCINSLSMTFEPIED, from the coding sequence ATGGACAAAGTACGAAAATCCGACGCCGAATGGCGTGCCCAGCTTTCCCCCGAAGAATACGTCGTCACCCGTGAAAAGGGTACCGAACGCGCGTTCACCGGGCGTTACTGGAATACGTTCTCGCACGGCATCTACCGCTGCGTGGGCTGTGGCACGGCGCTGTTCGCTTCCGACACCAAATTCGACGCCGGCTGCGGCTGGCCCAGCTACTTCCAGCCGCTGGATCCCGAACTGGTGCGCGAGGAACGCGACATCACCCACGGCATGGTCCGCACCGAAGTGCTGTGCAACGTCTGCGACTCGCATCTGGGACACGTCTTCCCCGACGGCCCCGAGCCCACCGGACTGCGCTACTGCATCAATTCCCTGTCGATGACGTTTGAACCCATAGAAGACTGA
- a CDS encoding septation protein A, translating to MKKFLFDLFPLFLFFIAYRYTDIFIATGVAMAAAVLQIVWLKATGRATEAMHWINLTVILVFGGATIWLHSDVFIKWKPTVLYWLFGGALVFARLFFGRNLIRRLMEKQIQLPDAAWERLNLVWAGFFLIAGALNLYVAFSGHFTESQWVSFKAFGLMGLMVVFVIGQSIWLGKHIQTEDQGPSSDTPPRQP from the coding sequence ATGAAGAAGTTCCTGTTCGACCTGTTTCCGCTGTTCCTTTTCTTCATTGCCTATCGGTACACGGATATTTTCATCGCCACGGGCGTCGCCATGGCGGCGGCCGTGCTGCAGATCGTCTGGCTGAAGGCCACGGGCCGCGCCACCGAAGCCATGCACTGGATCAACCTGACCGTCATCCTGGTGTTCGGCGGCGCCACGATCTGGCTGCACAGCGACGTCTTCATCAAGTGGAAGCCCACGGTGCTGTACTGGCTGTTCGGCGGCGCGCTGGTCTTTGCGCGCCTGTTCTTCGGCCGCAACCTGATCCGCCGCCTGATGGAAAAACAGATCCAGCTGCCCGACGCCGCCTGGGAACGGCTGAACCTGGTCTGGGCCGGTTTCTTCCTGATCGCGGGCGCGCTCAACCTGTACGTGGCGTTTTCCGGCCACTTCACCGAATCGCAGTGGGTCAGCTTCAAGGCCTTCGGCCTGATGGGCCTGATGGTGGTCTTCGTGATCGGCCAGTCGATCTGGCTGGGCAAGCACATCCAGACGGAAGACCAGGGCCCTTCCTCCGACACCCCGCCCCGCCAGCCCTGA
- a CDS encoding BolA family protein, protein MSDTTDRISLIRERLAVLEPISLDILDDSHLHAGHEGSKNGAGHYRVIIVAPCFAGLSAVARHRLVYHHLQDLIPYPIHALALDAQAPK, encoded by the coding sequence ATGTCAGACACCACCGACCGCATTTCCCTGATCCGGGAGCGGCTAGCCGTCCTGGAACCCATCAGCCTGGACATCCTGGACGACTCGCATTTGCATGCCGGCCACGAAGGCAGTAAAAACGGCGCCGGCCACTATCGCGTGATCATCGTAGCGCCTTGCTTTGCGGGGCTCTCCGCCGTTGCGCGGCATAGGCTGGTGTATCATCATTTGCAAGATTTGATCCCTTATCCGATTCATGCGCTTGCGCTAGATGCCCAGGCTCCCAAATAG
- a CDS encoding peptidylprolyl isomerase, translating to MKRIVMLAAACVIAVPAFAQNVATVNGKAIPQKSLDQFVKLLVSQGATDSPQLREQVKQEMINRQIFVQAAESSGIAKQADVQTEVELARQGILVRALMADYLAKHPVSDAKVTAEYEKIKKEQAGKMEYKVRHILVEDEKTANDLLAQIKSNKSKFNDLAKKNSKDPGSAEKGGDLGWAPPTNYVQPFAQAVTQLKKGELVDKPVQTQFGWHIIMVDDTRPVEFPPLDQVRPQLEEMLRQQTLADYQKELREKAKIQ from the coding sequence ATGAAACGCATCGTCATGCTGGCTGCGGCCTGCGTCATCGCCGTGCCTGCTTTTGCGCAGAATGTGGCTACCGTCAACGGCAAGGCCATCCCGCAGAAGAGCCTGGATCAATTCGTCAAGCTGCTGGTCAGCCAGGGCGCCACCGATTCGCCGCAACTGCGCGAACAGGTCAAGCAGGAAATGATCAACCGCCAGATCTTCGTGCAAGCCGCCGAATCCAGCGGCATCGCCAAGCAGGCCGACGTCCAGACCGAAGTCGAGCTGGCCCGCCAAGGCATCCTGGTCCGCGCCCTGATGGCCGACTACCTCGCCAAGCACCCGGTGTCCGACGCCAAGGTCACGGCCGAGTACGAGAAGATCAAGAAGGAACAGGCCGGCAAGATGGAATACAAGGTCCGCCACATCCTCGTCGAAGACGAAAAGACGGCGAACGACCTGCTGGCCCAGATCAAGAGCAACAAGAGCAAGTTCAACGACCTGGCCAAGAAGAACTCCAAGGACCCCGGCAGCGCCGAAAAGGGTGGCGACCTGGGTTGGGCTCCCCCGACCAACTACGTCCAGCCGTTCGCGCAGGCCGTGACGCAGCTGAAGAAGGGCGAATTGGTCGACAAGCCGGTGCAGACCCAGTTCGGCTGGCACATCATCATGGTCGACGACACCCGTCCGGTGGAATTCCCGCCGCTCGACCAGGTGCGCCCGCAGCTGGAAGAAATGCTGCGCCAGCAAACCCTGGCCGACTACCAGAAGGAACTGCGCGAAAAGGCCAAGATCCAGTAA
- a CDS encoding alpha/beta fold hydrolase translates to MAAHQPTDRAAGVTQLEALPLEGGGVLAPARLAWARYGPTSDRARAVVLLLHGISGSHQALRSAEGEAHPDAGWASPWLGPGAALDTRDTCVLAPNALGSCFGSSAPAGAAASAFPDFSIADGVRLQGEWLRAIGVERLDAVVGYSYGGYQAFQWAAAAPLPVGRVVALASAPRGGGSMADVQRLRRIAAALDAGDADAWSAWVELRCATLRRYGYAQWLADTGESAVEQRLRAEAQTWAARFSPWSMAALRTSACRYDARGALLETATPVRWLRCVSDELFAPDDPGAAARIPYPAHIVQTRVAGRYGHLSPLLEGRLWDAYLRQALA, encoded by the coding sequence ATGGCCGCCCATCAGCCCACGGATCGCGCCGCCGGCGTGACGCAGCTGGAAGCCTTGCCGCTGGAGGGCGGCGGCGTACTGGCGCCGGCCCGGCTGGCCTGGGCCCGCTACGGTCCGACGTCGGACCGCGCGCGCGCCGTGGTGTTGCTGCTGCACGGCATATCCGGCAGCCACCAGGCCTTGCGGTCGGCAGAGGGGGAGGCCCATCCCGATGCGGGCTGGGCCAGTCCCTGGCTGGGGCCGGGAGCGGCGCTGGACACGCGCGATACCTGCGTGCTGGCGCCCAACGCGCTGGGTTCCTGCTTCGGCAGCAGCGCGCCGGCCGGGGCCGCGGCCAGTGCGTTTCCCGATTTTTCGATCGCCGATGGCGTGCGCCTGCAGGGGGAATGGCTGCGCGCGATCGGGGTCGAACGTCTGGATGCGGTGGTGGGCTATTCCTACGGCGGCTACCAGGCCTTCCAGTGGGCGGCGGCTGCGCCGTTGCCCGTGGGGCGGGTGGTGGCGCTGGCCTCGGCGCCGCGCGGTGGCGGCAGCATGGCGGATGTGCAGCGCTTGCGCCGGATCGCTGCCGCTCTCGATGCGGGCGATGCGGATGCCTGGAGCGCATGGGTCGAACTGCGCTGCGCGACCTTGCGCCGCTATGGCTATGCCCAGTGGCTGGCCGACACCGGTGAATCCGCCGTGGAGCAGCGCTTGCGGGCCGAGGCCCAGACGTGGGCGGCGCGCTTTTCACCATGGTCCATGGCGGCGCTCAGGACGTCCGCCTGCCGCTACGACGCGCGCGGCGCGCTGTTGGAAACCGCCACGCCCGTGCGCTGGCTGCGTTGCGTATCGGATGAGCTCTTCGCGCCCGACGATCCGGGCGCGGCGGCGCGGATCCCGTATCCCGCCCACATCGTCCAGACCCGAGTGGCCGGGCGCTACGGCCATCTGTCGCCGCTGTTGGAAGGCCGTCTCTGGGACGCCTATCTGCGGCAGGCGCTGGCTTAG
- a CDS encoding TauD/TfdA dioxygenase family protein, with translation MMKAIPLSPLIGAAVHGVDLETLDDAAFADVNALFLRHQLLVFKNQRLSPEGQLRFSRRLGELDIHVLAQYNHPEYPEIFVLSNEVKNGVPAGIADGGSYWHSDFAFRECPAKATILNAQLIPPEGGNTLFVNMYQAYEELEGAVQSQLAGLLAVHRYRRKNTRADEGTQVKMDASQLAGTPDVEHPIVRTHPETGRKALYVHPGMTAEVSGWGEADSQELLERLFAHCTQEQYQYALQWEPGDVVMWDNRCVMHKATTRELPASMRRTIYRTTVMGERPV, from the coding sequence ATGATGAAAGCAATACCCCTGAGCCCGCTGATCGGCGCGGCCGTGCATGGCGTGGATCTGGAAACCCTGGACGACGCGGCCTTCGCGGACGTGAATGCGCTGTTCCTGCGCCACCAACTGCTGGTCTTCAAGAACCAGCGCCTGTCGCCCGAGGGCCAGCTGCGCTTCAGCCGCCGCCTGGGCGAGCTGGATATCCACGTGCTGGCCCAGTACAACCATCCCGAGTATCCCGAGATATTCGTGCTGTCCAACGAGGTCAAGAACGGCGTGCCGGCGGGCATTGCCGACGGCGGTTCGTACTGGCACTCGGACTTCGCCTTCCGTGAATGTCCGGCCAAGGCCACCATCCTGAATGCGCAGCTGATTCCGCCGGAAGGCGGCAACACCTTGTTCGTCAACATGTACCAGGCCTACGAGGAACTGGAAGGCGCCGTCCAATCCCAGCTGGCGGGCCTGCTGGCGGTGCACCGCTACCGGCGCAAGAACACCAGGGCCGACGAGGGCACCCAGGTGAAGATGGACGCCAGCCAGTTGGCCGGCACGCCGGACGTGGAACACCCCATCGTGCGCACCCATCCCGAGACGGGCCGCAAGGCGCTGTACGTGCATCCCGGCATGACGGCCGAGGTGTCCGGCTGGGGCGAGGCGGACAGCCAGGAATTGCTGGAGCGCCTGTTCGCGCATTGCACGCAGGAGCAGTACCAGTACGCATTGCAATGGGAGCCCGGTGACGTGGTCATGTGGGACAACCGCTGCGTGATGCACAAGGCCACCACCCGCGAACTGCCGGCCAGCATGCGGCGCACGATCTACCGCACCACGGTCATGGGCGAGCGTCCGGTCTAG
- a CDS encoding M24 family metallopeptidase — MQSIDFQARRKRVAQHARELGFDAYLGTRQGALHYLSGAFMPWRGAVLVTADGHCEFIYWAMDASRVRAEGHEMEMYEFEFSDFPQLIRQRLEHHGLTRGKVALDLSHPGAAQVAPGMLTAAEYFDLTSHLPDIRFANGVDVIDDVMLIKDAAEIERLRHAAEVSDYGFEQGMNAVRAGATENEIAGEIERAIRQRGSTWSWAVTGGTEVGAGERTGFLGGVTQQATDRAIRQNEFVILDLHPLLDLYMADTALPVFLGKPDPAQSKLIDCWEETVQTMLASLTPGRPIAECASRGVAVFEKHGLSEFGLPLFGHGLGTCARTRPFINLRSRDVVTPGMVVALGTHLYRPGVGGMRLEYPVLIGEHGAEPLVRTAARVHRLP; from the coding sequence ATGCAGTCCATCGATTTTCAGGCCCGCCGCAAGCGCGTCGCCCAGCACGCGCGCGAACTCGGCTTTGACGCCTACCTGGGCACCCGCCAGGGCGCGCTGCACTACCTGAGCGGCGCATTCATGCCGTGGCGCGGCGCCGTGCTGGTCACGGCGGACGGGCACTGCGAATTCATCTACTGGGCCATGGATGCCTCCCGGGTGCGCGCGGAAGGCCATGAAATGGAAATGTACGAGTTCGAGTTTTCGGACTTTCCACAACTGATACGCCAGCGCCTGGAGCACCACGGGCTGACGCGCGGCAAGGTCGCGCTGGACCTGTCGCACCCCGGGGCGGCACAGGTGGCGCCGGGCATGCTGACCGCAGCCGAGTATTTCGACCTGACCAGCCATCTGCCCGACATCCGCTTCGCGAACGGCGTGGACGTGATCGACGACGTCATGCTGATCAAGGACGCGGCCGAGATCGAGCGCCTGCGCCACGCGGCGGAAGTCTCGGACTACGGCTTCGAGCAGGGCATGAACGCGGTGCGGGCGGGGGCGACCGAGAACGAGATCGCCGGCGAAATCGAGCGCGCGATCCGGCAACGGGGCAGCACCTGGTCCTGGGCCGTGACGGGCGGCACCGAGGTCGGCGCGGGCGAGCGCACCGGATTCCTGGGGGGCGTCACCCAGCAGGCGACGGATCGCGCCATCCGCCAGAACGAATTCGTGATTCTGGACCTGCACCCCTTGCTGGATCTCTACATGGCGGACACCGCCTTGCCCGTGTTTCTGGGCAAGCCGGACCCGGCCCAAAGCAAGCTGATCGACTGCTGGGAAGAAACCGTGCAGACCATGCTCGCTTCCCTGACGCCCGGCCGGCCGATAGCGGAGTGCGCCAGCCGCGGCGTCGCCGTATTCGAAAAGCACGGACTGAGCGAGTTCGGCCTGCCGCTGTTCGGCCATGGCCTGGGCACCTGCGCGCGCACCCGGCCCTTCATCAATCTGCGCAGCCGCGACGTGGTGACGCCCGGCATGGTGGTGGCGTTGGGCACGCACCTGTACCGGCCGGGCGTGGGCGGCATGCGGCTGGAGTATCCGGTGCTGATCGGAGAGCACGGCGCCGAGCCGCTGGTGCGCACCGCGGCCCGCGTGCACCGTCTTCCCTGA
- a CDS encoding tripartite tricarboxylate transporter substrate binding protein encodes MCRRLLRALGASALAAGMAASSAASAADAYPSKPIRFVVPAAAGGPTEIVTRLLAERMTQSMGVSVIVEAKPGAGGNIGADAVAKAAPDGYTILMGTIGTNAINQTLYKSMPFQPLKDFTAVTQVVSYPLVVVVNPKLPIHSVADLIAYAKANPGKLNRASGGSGTSMHMSGELFNEMAGVQMQHIPYKGSLPALTDVIGGQADLAFDSLVIAQPLIKAGKLRAIAVTGPERSPAAPDIPTVAETLPGYAMTSWIGVFAPAGTPRPIVERLQQEIARALADPRVREQLVSQAADPVASKPDDFARFTADETEKWAPVVKASGASVS; translated from the coding sequence ATGTGCAGGAGACTATTGCGCGCCTTGGGCGCAAGCGCCCTGGCGGCGGGGATGGCGGCCAGTTCCGCCGCCAGCGCGGCCGACGCCTATCCCAGCAAACCCATCCGCTTCGTCGTGCCCGCCGCGGCCGGCGGCCCCACTGAAATCGTCACGCGGCTGCTGGCCGAACGCATGACGCAGAGCATGGGCGTGTCGGTCATCGTCGAGGCCAAGCCCGGGGCGGGCGGCAACATCGGCGCGGACGCCGTGGCCAAGGCGGCCCCGGATGGCTACACGATCCTGATGGGCACGATAGGCACCAACGCCATCAACCAGACGCTGTACAAGTCCATGCCGTTCCAGCCCTTGAAGGACTTCACGGCGGTGACGCAGGTCGTGTCGTATCCGCTGGTGGTGGTGGTCAACCCCAAGCTGCCAATCCACTCGGTGGCGGACCTGATCGCCTATGCCAAGGCTAATCCGGGCAAGCTCAACCGCGCCTCCGGCGGCAGCGGCACTTCCATGCACATGTCCGGCGAGCTGTTCAACGAGATGGCCGGCGTGCAGATGCAGCACATTCCCTACAAGGGCAGCCTGCCCGCGCTCACGGACGTGATCGGCGGACAGGCCGACCTGGCCTTCGACAGCCTGGTCATCGCCCAGCCCCTGATCAAGGCCGGCAAGCTGCGCGCCATCGCCGTGACCGGACCTGAGCGTTCCCCGGCCGCGCCCGACATCCCGACCGTGGCGGAAACCCTGCCGGGCTATGCCATGACGTCCTGGATCGGCGTGTTCGCGCCTGCCGGCACGCCGCGTCCCATCGTCGAGCGCCTGCAGCAGGAAATCGCCCGGGCGCTGGCCGATCCCCGCGTGCGCGAGCAATTGGTGTCGCAGGCCGCCGATCCTGTGGCCAGCAAGCCGGACGACTTTGCCCGCTTCACCGCCGACGAAACCGAGAAGTGGGCGCCCGTCGTCAAGGCTTCCGGCGCCTCGGTTTCCTGA
- a CDS encoding IclR family transcriptional regulator domain-containing protein, giving the protein MDTTLPEPKERKEEFLDSLANGLQLLQIYATGVASVTVQEAAEQLDVTRAASRRILLTLEKLGYVRQDGRDFSPTPKVMDLGYAYFASLSLPKLTRATMREVAQTVGETCSLGVLDRQHVVFLAREEGPKLLKLDLSVGSRLPAYAHSLGRTLLSTLDDEALDAYLESADLKRLTPYTTVSRSALRKLIRQVRQDGYCISVSELVDGFAGVAVPLYNHEGRAVAGLSVSMVLGSREPDELKRQHLPALQRAAAAIRDMMPRSTI; this is encoded by the coding sequence ATGGACACGACATTGCCGGAACCGAAAGAAAGGAAAGAGGAGTTTCTCGACAGCCTGGCCAACGGCCTGCAATTGCTGCAGATCTACGCCACCGGCGTGGCCAGCGTGACCGTGCAGGAAGCCGCGGAGCAATTGGACGTGACGCGCGCGGCCTCGCGGCGCATCCTGCTGACTCTCGAAAAACTGGGCTATGTACGGCAGGACGGCAGGGATTTCTCGCCCACGCCCAAGGTCATGGACCTCGGATACGCCTATTTCGCTTCGCTCAGCTTGCCCAAGCTGACCCGAGCGACCATGCGCGAAGTCGCGCAAACCGTGGGCGAAACCTGCTCATTGGGCGTGCTGGACCGGCAGCATGTCGTGTTCCTGGCGCGCGAGGAAGGCCCCAAGCTGCTCAAGCTGGACCTGTCGGTGGGCAGCCGCCTGCCCGCCTATGCCCATTCCCTGGGCCGCACGCTGCTATCGACGCTGGATGACGAGGCGCTCGACGCCTATCTGGAAAGCGCCGACCTAAAGCGCCTGACGCCCTACACGACGGTGTCGCGCAGCGCCCTGCGCAAGCTGATCCGGCAGGTGCGCCAGGACGGCTACTGCATTTCGGTCAGCGAATTGGTGGATGGTTTCGCGGGCGTGGCCGTGCCGCTGTACAACCACGAAGGCCGCGCGGTGGCAGGCCTGAGCGTCAGCATGGTGCTCGGATCCCGCGAGCCCGACGAATTGAAGCGGCAGCATCTGCCGGCCTTGCAGCGCGCGGCTGCCGCCATCCGCGACATGATGCCGCGCAGCACTATTTGA